Proteins encoded together in one Flavobacterium keumense window:
- a CDS encoding fibrinogen-like YCDxxxxGGGW domain-containing protein — translation MSKIVTIVSLVWFVICSNAQTPFPNLAIRKPVVPNTYYFSYSGGIQKFIVPNRVTSIQVNAIGAKGGTGGGGQPGGAGANITSTINVTPGQVVYVVVGGFPGQSATAKYGFAGNGGTANSASGFGGAGGGLSGVFNSITPSNASALVVAGGGGGGTGTGGTTGYNGGAALNASSGSASNGQGSTNYPTNGRYQYGYGASTTIAGGGGFAFDNAPAQNGTDGNDIYGGTGGIGTVWQGAGGGGAGFYGGGGGAGGGSANGGGGGGSSKSISGISSFGTVNTTGDGSVTITCLSNSGLVLHLDAGNTASYSGSGTTWNDLSGNGSNVTLNNTTYSSANGGYLTFNNTTSYADFTANIGNTNVVTVEMWVKPISLLGSGGSGAMFFGFNYYDVWTSGGNIGFNTSTGDQYGISSTQADYLGITGGWRQLVFVMYAGSKTNNKIYVNGENQSMSYVSGTFTSANANFNSGVGRISGWRADTNWRMNMQVASFKVYNRELSPQEITNNFNTFRTRFYAENDGLSPSTASTSAYQIKQDYPNSTDGFYWIKNPNINSGNPFKIYADMTTDGGGWTLILKNSSYAGWSYANSIVLNTSIPFTTNAGVISTTTSNYSIIGWADYIKRSSSGFQYMIDAGSRNSNGGIWTANGNYSFVNTNNTQTNVTLNTKFGTWNYVGNNNGMAERMPWRSTTVGAGTGFLTLSDGTGNWWGTLISNNSYYSPSPWISDGGGGSSSPNPGIIWYWVR, via the coding sequence ATGTCAAAAATAGTAACTATAGTAAGTCTAGTTTGGTTTGTAATTTGTTCAAATGCACAAACACCATTTCCTAATTTAGCTATCAGAAAACCAGTCGTTCCTAATACTTATTATTTTTCGTATTCAGGAGGTATTCAAAAGTTTATAGTGCCAAACCGAGTTACCTCTATTCAAGTAAATGCCATCGGGGCCAAAGGAGGAACAGGTGGTGGCGGTCAGCCAGGTGGTGCTGGAGCTAATATTACTTCTACAATAAATGTAACTCCTGGCCAAGTAGTATATGTTGTTGTGGGTGGTTTCCCAGGGCAATCTGCTACCGCAAAATATGGTTTTGCAGGTAATGGAGGTACAGCAAATAGTGCTTCGGGTTTTGGAGGTGCAGGTGGAGGATTATCGGGGGTGTTTAACTCAATAACTCCTTCAAATGCCAGTGCTTTAGTTGTTGCCGGCGGTGGTGGTGGCGGAACAGGAACAGGTGGAACTACTGGGTATAACGGTGGGGCAGCACTAAATGCATCTAGCGGTTCGGCTAGTAATGGTCAAGGATCTACAAATTACCCTACTAATGGGAGGTATCAATATGGCTATGGTGCTTCAACAACAATTGCAGGTGGCGGAGGATTTGCATTCGATAATGCACCTGCACAAAACGGGACAGATGGGAATGATATTTATGGAGGAACTGGAGGAATTGGAACCGTTTGGCAAGGTGCAGGAGGTGGCGGAGCTGGATTTTATGGTGGCGGTGGCGGAGCTGGAGGCGGAAGTGCCAATGGCGGTGGAGGCGGTGGTTCTTCAAAATCAATATCAGGCATTAGTTCATTTGGAACTGTAAATACTACTGGCGATGGAAGTGTAACAATTACTTGCCTATCAAATTCCGGGTTAGTATTACATTTAGATGCAGGGAATACCGCGAGTTATAGTGGGTCTGGAACTACTTGGAATGATTTGTCAGGAAATGGTTCGAATGTTACATTAAATAATACAACATATAGTTCGGCCAATGGCGGATATTTAACATTTAATAATACAACAAGTTATGCCGATTTTACAGCTAATATTGGAAATACTAATGTGGTCACTGTGGAGATGTGGGTTAAACCTATTTCATTACTAGGTAGCGGGGGCAGTGGAGCCATGTTTTTTGGATTTAATTATTATGATGTTTGGACAAGTGGAGGCAATATAGGGTTCAATACTTCTACTGGTGATCAATACGGGATTAGCAGTACACAAGCCGATTATCTAGGAATTACTGGCGGGTGGAGGCAACTTGTTTTTGTGATGTATGCTGGTTCAAAAACGAATAATAAGATTTATGTAAATGGAGAAAACCAATCCATGTCCTATGTTTCGGGAACTTTTACTTCTGCTAATGCTAATTTTAATTCTGGTGTAGGAAGAATTTCTGGATGGAGAGCTGATACAAATTGGAGGATGAATATGCAAGTAGCTAGTTTTAAAGTATATAATAGAGAATTATCTCCACAAGAAATAACCAATAACTTTAATACATTTCGCACCAGATTTTATGCAGAGAATGACGGTTTAAGCCCAAGTACAGCGTCTACAAGTGCTTACCAAATTAAACAAGACTACCCGAATTCAACTGATGGATTTTATTGGATAAAAAATCCTAATATCAATAGCGGTAATCCATTTAAAATTTATGCTGATATGACTACTGATGGTGGTGGCTGGACTTTAATTTTGAAAAACTCTTCTTATGCAGGATGGTCATATGCTAATTCAATTGTACTCAATACGTCAATTCCTTTTACTACCAATGCAGGAGTAATCAGTACAACTACTTCAAATTATTCTATTATTGGTTGGGCTGATTATATTAAACGAAGTTCCAGTGGTTTTCAGTACATGATTGATGCAGGAAGTAGAAATAGTAATGGAGGAATATGGACTGCGAATGGAAATTATAGTTTTGTAAACACGAATAATACACAAACTAATGTAACTTTGAATACAAAATTTGGGACTTGGAATTATGTTGGTAATAATAATGGCATGGCAGAAAGAATGCCTTGGCGAAGTACAACAGTAGGGGCAGGAACAGGATTTTTAACTCTTTCCGACGGAACGGGCAATTGGTGGGGAACATTAATTTCAAATAATAGTTATTATTCTCCTTCACCTTGGATATCAGACGGTGGCGGTGGATCTTCAAGCCCTAATCCTGGTATAATTTGGTATTGGGTACGCTAA
- a CDS encoding porin family protein, which translates to MTIVQSFSKRVVLIVVFLFSFFPILAQENENSIPAAPVKIDSLYREDQFYIGITYNVLKNVPTGFSNDKFSAGFSAGFLRDMPVNKNRNLAIAPGLGLTFNNYSQNIGITNTNGTLVYTVLTDPTSYSNNKFSQLFVDVPLEFRWRGSTFENHNFFRIHGGVKLSYLLYDRSVLRSGSGDSVIVNNPDFNKLVYGAYLAAGYGGANLYIYYGLNPIFKTAQTSNAAMDIKSLNIGLIFYIL; encoded by the coding sequence ATGACAATAGTGCAGTCCTTCAGTAAAAGAGTAGTATTAATCGTTGTGTTTTTATTTTCTTTCTTTCCTATTTTGGCGCAAGAAAATGAAAACTCAATACCCGCAGCTCCTGTAAAAATAGACTCGTTGTATCGAGAAGATCAATTCTATATTGGGATTACCTACAATGTGTTGAAAAATGTTCCAACAGGTTTTTCCAATGATAAATTCTCAGCGGGATTTTCAGCAGGTTTCTTAAGGGATATGCCTGTTAATAAAAACAGAAATCTTGCTATAGCTCCTGGGTTGGGACTAACTTTTAACAATTACAGCCAAAATATAGGAATAACAAACACCAATGGAACCCTTGTGTATACTGTCTTAACGGATCCTACAAGCTATTCCAACAATAAGTTTTCGCAACTGTTTGTAGATGTGCCTTTAGAGTTTAGATGGAGAGGTTCTACTTTTGAGAATCATAATTTTTTCCGTATTCATGGTGGCGTTAAACTAAGTTATTTGCTCTACGATCGTTCGGTACTTAGAAGTGGTTCAGGAGATTCAGTTATTGTGAACAACCCTGATTTTAATAAGTTAGTATATGGAGCTTACCTTGCAGCAGGATATGGCGGAGCCAATTTGTATATCTATTATGGATTAAATCCAATATTTAAAACAGCACAAACCTCTAATGCAGCAATGGATATAAAATCTCTAAATATTGGGCTAATCTTTTATATTTTGTAG
- a CDS encoding bifunctional UDP-N-acetylmuramoyl-tripeptide:D-alanyl-D-alanine ligase/alanine racemase, with translation MNVSIQNCTAILHAEFVGHSFNAIIDAVAIDSRSLQNSDTTLFFALVGPNNDAHFYIKELIAKGVQYFVVTHIPEDCQGKANFLVVKNTLLALQQLASYYRSLFHFPIIGITGSNGKTIVKEWLNFVLSPEYTIIRSPKSYNSQVGVPLSVIAINEQHNFGIFEAGISTVSEMEKLEPIIRPTIGVLTNIGSAHDEGFANTNEKIKEKLRLFDHSQILIYPKSDAIDALIRPELKTFSWSFYDPTADVFVSQKRMGTNTILNIAQKQEEFDITIPFQDEASIENVVSCVLVLLYLQYDFTTIQNRVAQLYPVEMRLKLKDGINNCSLIDDSYSADFQSLKIALDFLESQKQSSKKTLILSDIFQSGLTNDDLYARVGQLIVANKISRVIGIGPVISQFKNQFQNCVTFQTTSDFVSQIDQLHFENETILIKGARSFQFEKIVFALEEKTHETVLEINLNAISHNLNFYKSKMKPTTKMMVMVKAFGYGNGGFEIAKLLEHHKVDYLGVAFADEGISLKNAGIQLPIMVLNPESTSFSAIIQHQLEPEIYSIKGLKSFLKIAEQKNLHQFPIHIKLDTGMHRLGFEANTIDELITTLKGNQRVVVKSILSHMATSDAQEHQQFSLTQIRLFDELSTQLMRELDIQPIRHILNTSGINNFPQGQFDMVRLGIGLYGVSNEKEEQKYLENVSTLKSVISQIRTIPPGDSVGYGRRFMAKKTTQVATIPIGYADGISRLWGNEVGYVTINKQKASILGSVCMDMLMVNVTGIDCAEGDTVIVFGESPTVIEIAEKTHTIPYEILTRISQRVKRVFYRE, from the coding sequence ATGAATGTATCCATCCAAAATTGTACTGCAATACTCCATGCTGAATTTGTTGGCCACTCCTTCAATGCCATTATTGACGCAGTAGCTATAGATAGTCGCTCCTTGCAAAATAGTGATACGACTTTGTTCTTCGCTTTGGTGGGACCAAATAATGATGCTCATTTTTATATTAAAGAGTTAATTGCCAAAGGGGTTCAATATTTTGTGGTGACTCATATTCCCGAAGATTGTCAAGGCAAAGCCAATTTTTTGGTTGTCAAAAACACCTTGCTAGCCCTACAACAATTGGCCAGTTACTATCGTTCATTATTTCATTTTCCAATCATTGGAATAACGGGAAGTAATGGCAAAACCATTGTTAAAGAATGGCTTAATTTTGTATTAAGTCCAGAATATACGATTATTCGAAGCCCTAAAAGTTATAATTCACAAGTTGGTGTTCCGTTGTCAGTCATCGCAATCAACGAACAACATAATTTTGGCATTTTTGAAGCTGGAATTTCGACCGTTTCCGAAATGGAAAAGTTGGAACCTATAATTCGACCAACCATCGGGGTATTGACAAATATTGGGTCTGCACACGATGAGGGTTTTGCCAATACTAATGAAAAAATAAAAGAAAAATTACGTCTTTTTGACCATTCTCAAATTTTGATTTATCCAAAAAGTGATGCTATTGACGCGTTGATTCGTCCAGAATTAAAAACGTTTTCTTGGAGTTTTTACGACCCTACGGCGGATGTTTTTGTGAGCCAAAAACGAATGGGAACCAATACCATTTTAAACATTGCTCAAAAGCAAGAAGAATTTGACATCACAATTCCATTTCAAGACGAGGCATCCATAGAAAATGTAGTTTCGTGTGTACTGGTTTTGTTGTATTTACAATATGATTTTACTACAATCCAAAACCGAGTAGCACAATTGTATCCTGTTGAAATGCGCTTGAAATTGAAGGATGGAATCAATAATTGTAGTTTGATTGATGATAGTTATAGTGCCGATTTTCAGTCGTTGAAAATTGCGTTGGATTTTTTAGAAAGCCAAAAACAATCTAGTAAAAAAACACTCATTCTATCGGATATTTTCCAGAGTGGTTTGACTAATGACGACTTGTATGCAAGAGTCGGACAGTTAATCGTTGCCAATAAAATCAGTCGTGTCATAGGAATTGGTCCCGTTATTTCTCAATTTAAAAATCAATTTCAGAATTGTGTGACTTTCCAGACTACTTCTGATTTTGTATCGCAAATAGACCAATTGCATTTTGAAAATGAAACCATCCTAATCAAAGGTGCGCGTAGTTTTCAATTTGAAAAAATTGTTTTTGCTTTAGAAGAGAAAACGCACGAGACCGTTTTAGAAATTAATCTGAATGCCATCAGTCATAACTTAAATTTCTACAAATCCAAAATGAAACCAACTACCAAAATGATGGTGATGGTAAAAGCATTTGGTTATGGCAATGGCGGATTTGAAATTGCTAAATTGTTAGAGCATCATAAAGTAGATTACTTAGGGGTGGCTTTTGCCGATGAAGGAATAAGTCTTAAGAATGCAGGAATTCAATTGCCTATAATGGTCTTGAATCCAGAATCGACGAGTTTTTCGGCCATTATTCAACACCAATTGGAACCCGAAATTTATAGTATAAAAGGACTAAAGTCCTTTCTTAAAATTGCCGAACAGAAAAACTTACATCAGTTTCCTATCCATATTAAGTTGGATACAGGAATGCACCGATTGGGTTTTGAGGCCAATACAATTGACGAACTGATTACTACTTTGAAAGGCAATCAGCGTGTTGTAGTAAAAAGTATTTTGTCGCACATGGCAACAAGTGATGCCCAAGAACACCAACAATTTTCGTTAACACAAATTCGTTTGTTTGATGAATTGTCAACCCAATTAATGCGTGAATTAGATATTCAACCTATTCGTCATATTTTGAATACTTCAGGTATTAATAATTTTCCACAAGGACAATTTGATATGGTACGTCTAGGGATTGGATTGTATGGAGTTTCTAATGAGAAAGAAGAACAAAAATACTTGGAGAATGTGAGTACATTGAAGTCGGTAATTTCTCAAATTAGAACGATTCCTCCTGGAGATAGCGTGGGCTACGGTCGCCGATTTATGGCTAAAAAAACCACTCAAGTCGCTACCATTCCTATTGGGTATGCGGATGGGATTTCGCGCCTTTGGGGCAATGAAGTAGGCTACGTTACAATCAATAAACAAAAAGCTTCTATTTTAGGAAGTGTTTGCATGGATATGTTGATGGTCAATGTTACAGGGATAGATTGTGCCGAAGGAGATACTGTTATTGTTTTTGGCGAAAGCCCAACCGTTATAGAAATAGCTGAAAAAACACATACCATTCCGTATGAGATTTTAACTAGGATTTCACAACGGGTAAAACGAGTTTTCTATAGAGAATAA
- the mscL gene encoding large-conductance mechanosensitive channel protein MscL, with protein sequence MGFFADFKAFLMKGEIVNLATAVIVGGAFGKIVTSFTNDVLMPPIGLLLGKVDFKNLKLVLQEGVPAVVENGIQKAPAVAEVTLNYGAFIQTVFDFVIIGFCIFIVLKAYEKAQQKIHIKVQPAKGPTQEQLLAEIRDLLKNK encoded by the coding sequence ATGGGATTTTTTGCAGATTTTAAAGCCTTTTTAATGAAAGGCGAAATCGTCAACTTGGCTACTGCGGTTATTGTTGGGGGTGCTTTTGGGAAAATAGTAACCTCGTTTACAAATGATGTTTTGATGCCGCCTATTGGGTTATTATTAGGAAAGGTAGATTTTAAAAATCTCAAATTAGTATTGCAAGAAGGTGTACCTGCTGTTGTAGAAAATGGAATTCAAAAAGCTCCGGCTGTTGCTGAGGTTACATTGAATTATGGAGCTTTTATCCAAACTGTTTTTGATTTTGTGATTATAGGGTTCTGTATTTTTATTGTGTTGAAAGCCTATGAAAAAGCCCAACAGAAAATCCATATTAAAGTACAACCAGCCAAAGGCCCAACCCAAGAACAGTTACTTGCTGAAATAAGAGATTTGTTGAAGAATAAATAA
- a CDS encoding aspartate-semialdehyde dehydrogenase — translation MRIAVVGATGMVGEIMLKVLAERNFPVTELIPVASEKSVGREIDFKGNKYKVVGLQTAVDMKADIALFSAGGGTSLEWAPKFAAAGTTVIDNSSAWRMDPTKKLVVPEINAGELTKEDKIIANPNCSTIQMVLALAPLHKKYNIKRIIVSTYQSITGTGVKAVQQFENECAGIEGDMVYKYKINRNCIPQCDSFEDNGYTKEEMKLVNETKKILSDNSIAVTATAVRVPVVGGHSEAVNVEFTNDFDVNEVRTILSQTDGVVVQDNLDTFTYPMPRYAEGKNEVFVGRIRRDESQPNTLNMWIVADNLRKGAATNTIQIAEYLIAAQLV, via the coding sequence ATGAGAATAGCAGTAGTAGGAGCTACCGGAATGGTAGGCGAAATAATGTTAAAAGTATTAGCAGAGAGAAATTTTCCTGTAACCGAGTTAATTCCTGTGGCTTCTGAAAAATCAGTAGGTAGAGAAATTGATTTCAAAGGAAATAAATACAAAGTAGTGGGATTACAAACGGCTGTCGATATGAAAGCAGATATTGCTTTGTTTTCTGCAGGAGGGGGAACTTCATTAGAATGGGCGCCAAAATTTGCCGCAGCAGGAACCACAGTAATTGATAACTCATCGGCTTGGAGAATGGACCCAACTAAAAAGTTAGTAGTTCCTGAAATCAATGCAGGCGAATTAACTAAAGAAGATAAAATTATTGCAAATCCAAACTGTTCGACTATCCAAATGGTATTGGCTTTAGCACCATTGCATAAAAAATACAACATCAAACGTATCATTGTTTCAACGTATCAATCCATTACAGGAACTGGCGTAAAAGCGGTACAACAATTCGAAAATGAATGTGCTGGTATTGAAGGCGACATGGTGTACAAATATAAAATCAATAGAAACTGTATTCCACAATGTGATAGTTTTGAAGACAATGGATACACTAAAGAAGAAATGAAGTTAGTGAACGAAACTAAAAAAATCTTAAGCGATAATAGTATAGCTGTTACAGCAACTGCAGTTCGTGTACCAGTAGTTGGTGGTCATAGCGAAGCTGTGAATGTTGAGTTTACTAATGATTTTGATGTCAATGAGGTAAGAACTATTTTGAGCCAAACGGACGGAGTAGTGGTTCAAGATAATTTAGACACATTTACCTATCCAATGCCACGATATGCTGAAGGTAAAAATGAAGTTTTTGTAGGTAGAATTCGTCGTGACGAGAGCCAACCTAATACCTTAAACATGTGGATTGTAGCGGATAACTTAAGAAAAGGAGCGGCTACAAATACCATTCAAATTGCAGAGTATTTGATTGCTGCTCAATTGGTTTAA
- a CDS encoding TonB-dependent receptor has product MKKLIFALVVNCTALMQAQNTVSGRITDTNNKSLQGVSIFIQELQKGTLSDANGNYSLTNLPNGNVSISFALMGYGTQNKTIVNAQRQNRLDVQLEPTIFQMDEIIVSTAFNKLQSQNVMKVEHQTIKNLTQKGTATLIEGLATIPGVAQVSTGVSIGKPVIRGLSSNRVLVYSQGVRVENQQFGDEHGLGLNDAGIESVEVIKGPASLLYGSDALGGVLYFNPEKFANANSFKVNFSQKLFVNTLGSNSSLGLKTSTDKWKFLARGTLNTHSDYKTAGRERVTNTRYQEKDFKSGIGYSDAFFSSVLRYNYNDLKLGIPEEGTAAQSTSKSVLYPKQAVSNHLISLNSTVFFNTSKLDLDLGFISNGRSEYEDSDVAILKMKLNTFNYNAKYYLPSSNKIQTIVGVQGMYQTNVNLGEELLIPDAITKDFGVFGTTNYEWGTNVIQAGLRFDTRNITSEAHGIQLHGGSFAALDTSYTSWNASLGYKTNINEAFVFRLNVASGFRAPNLAELTSNGVHEGTNRYEVGNADLETEQNFQTDLNLEYKTDHLEFFVNGFYNHITDFIYINPTGQSIDDNEVFNYIQNNANLYGGEVGLHFHPHPLDWLHLETSFETVTGKKQNGDYLPLIPANNWNNTLRFELNDSNWLKESFATISLSSTFNQNKVSGFETRTGGYSLLNLGLGGTLHFGRTKVEVNLNGNNITNKKYIAHLSRLKADGISNIGRNIVLGLNFNL; this is encoded by the coding sequence ATGAAAAAATTAATTTTTGCTTTGGTAGTAAATTGTACTGCCTTAATGCAAGCACAAAATACAGTTTCAGGAAGGATTACTGATACTAATAATAAATCGCTTCAAGGCGTTTCAATTTTTATTCAAGAACTTCAAAAAGGAACGCTTTCAGATGCCAATGGGAACTATAGTTTGACTAATTTGCCTAACGGAAATGTCTCGATTTCTTTTGCTTTGATGGGATATGGAACTCAAAACAAAACGATTGTAAACGCACAACGTCAAAATCGATTGGACGTACAATTAGAACCTACCATTTTTCAAATGGATGAAATTATAGTTTCAACAGCATTCAATAAACTTCAGTCACAAAACGTGATGAAAGTAGAACACCAGACCATTAAAAATTTAACCCAAAAAGGCACTGCAACTTTAATAGAAGGATTAGCTACCATTCCCGGAGTGGCTCAAGTATCAACAGGAGTATCTATTGGAAAACCAGTAATTAGAGGATTGAGTAGCAATAGAGTCTTAGTCTATTCACAAGGTGTACGGGTGGAGAATCAACAATTTGGAGACGAACATGGTTTGGGATTAAACGATGCAGGAATTGAGAGTGTAGAAGTAATTAAAGGTCCTGCTTCGTTGCTGTATGGTTCAGATGCTTTGGGGGGTGTGTTGTATTTTAACCCTGAAAAATTTGCTAATGCCAATTCGTTTAAAGTAAATTTTAGTCAAAAACTATTTGTAAACACTTTGGGAAGTAATTCCTCTCTGGGACTAAAAACAAGTACTGATAAATGGAAATTCTTGGCAAGAGGAACATTAAATACTCATTCTGATTATAAAACAGCAGGTAGAGAAAGGGTAACTAACACACGTTACCAAGAAAAAGATTTTAAAAGTGGCATTGGTTATAGTGATGCTTTCTTTTCTTCAGTTTTGAGATACAACTATAATGATTTAAAGCTAGGGATTCCAGAAGAAGGGACTGCAGCACAAAGTACAAGTAAAAGTGTTTTGTATCCAAAGCAAGCGGTTTCAAATCATTTGATAAGTCTAAATTCTACTGTCTTTTTCAATACCTCTAAACTGGATTTGGACTTAGGATTTATTTCAAATGGCAGGTCGGAATATGAAGACAGTGATGTGGCTATTTTGAAAATGAAGTTAAATACGTTCAATTACAATGCAAAGTATTATTTACCATCTTCTAATAAAATACAAACTATAGTAGGAGTTCAAGGGATGTATCAAACCAATGTGAATTTGGGGGAAGAGTTGTTAATTCCAGATGCTATTACTAAAGATTTTGGTGTCTTTGGAACAACTAACTACGAATGGGGTACTAATGTAATTCAGGCAGGGTTGCGTTTTGACACTAGAAATATAACTTCAGAAGCACATGGGATTCAACTCCACGGAGGTTCTTTTGCAGCTTTGGATACATCCTATACGAGTTGGAATGCTTCTCTTGGGTATAAAACTAATATTAACGAAGCTTTTGTTTTTAGGTTGAATGTCGCTTCCGGATTTAGAGCGCCTAATTTGGCAGAGCTTACATCTAATGGTGTTCATGAAGGAACCAATCGCTACGAAGTGGGGAATGCTGATTTGGAGACAGAACAAAACTTTCAAACGGATTTAAATTTGGAATACAAAACCGATCACTTGGAGTTTTTTGTCAACGGATTTTATAATCATATTACGGATTTTATTTATATTAATCCTACCGGACAATCAATAGATGATAATGAAGTTTTCAATTATATTCAAAACAATGCGAATCTTTACGGAGGAGAAGTAGGTCTGCATTTTCACCCTCATCCTCTGGATTGGTTGCATTTAGAAACGAGTTTTGAAACGGTTACAGGCAAAAAACAAAATGGAGATTATTTGCCATTAATTCCTGCTAATAATTGGAACAATACCCTTCGTTTTGAGCTGAACGACTCCAATTGGTTGAAAGAAAGTTTTGCCACGATTAGTTTGTCTTCGACATTCAATCAGAACAAGGTAAGCGGTTTTGAAACCAGAACAGGAGGTTATAGTTTGTTAAATCTTGGACTTGGAGGAACGCTACATTTTGGAAGAACAAAAGTAGAGGTTAACTTGAATGGGAATAATATTACCAATAAAAAGTACATTGCTCACCTGTCCCGACTCAAAGCAGACGGAATTTCTAATATAGGTAGGAATATTGTTTTAGGATTGAATTTTAATTTATAA
- a CDS encoding L,D-transpeptidase family protein: MKASFPKDKLTLSAFDSTLVATFFNQYPELKKYQNEVVSLYQKQHYNYIWFDQKGIKEVGYLLYNKVSNLSSEGISATIPYQNQLDTLFQEEVNKQNPEVNSELLISCMYFFYTDKVYKGLDVEKSNQLGWYLPRKKQSYINYLDSILANPSLIDKDEREVLGQYYRLREVLKKYRLIEKEPWNIILFDSGGTQLKMGDHSEAIIQIRNRLYLLGDLKSNSKSDFYDSTLAKGIENYKKRNGLENNTIISKSTLAHLNIPIADRIKTIIVNMERCRWFSSPFTTSKTFIFINIPAYQLRFFENGKIALESKVVVGKAMNKTVVFSAEMKYIVFSPYWNIPKNILYKEVLPAIEKNPNYLSENDMEWYEGGIRQRPGQKNALGVVKFMFPNSNSIYLHDTPSKSLFNQEKRAFSHGCIRLEKPRELAHLILKNDKKWTFEKIENAMQSGVEKWYALPQKIPVYIGYFTAWVTKDGTINFYDDVYQRDERLSTMLLEE, translated from the coding sequence ATGAAAGCGAGTTTTCCAAAAGACAAACTAACCCTATCTGCTTTTGACAGCACTTTAGTGGCTACCTTTTTTAACCAATACCCTGAACTTAAAAAATACCAAAACGAAGTCGTTTCCTTGTACCAAAAACAACACTATAACTACATTTGGTTTGATCAAAAAGGAATTAAAGAAGTGGGATATTTACTCTACAACAAAGTAAGTAATTTATCTTCAGAAGGAATTTCGGCAACAATTCCATATCAAAACCAACTGGACACTCTCTTTCAAGAAGAAGTGAATAAACAAAACCCTGAAGTTAATTCCGAGCTTTTAATTTCTTGTATGTATTTTTTCTATACTGACAAAGTTTACAAGGGTTTGGATGTTGAAAAAAGCAACCAATTGGGTTGGTATTTACCTCGAAAAAAACAATCCTATATCAATTATTTAGATTCTATTTTGGCCAACCCTTCCTTGATTGACAAGGATGAGCGCGAGGTTCTTGGGCAGTATTACCGCCTTCGCGAAGTTTTAAAAAAATACCGCTTAATTGAAAAAGAGCCTTGGAACATCATCCTATTTGATTCAGGAGGAACTCAATTAAAAATGGGAGACCATTCAGAAGCTATTATTCAAATTAGAAACCGACTGTATCTTTTAGGTGATTTAAAGTCCAATTCGAAAAGTGATTTTTATGACAGCACATTAGCTAAAGGAATCGAAAATTATAAAAAAAGAAATGGTTTAGAAAACAATACAATAATTTCAAAATCAACTCTTGCCCATCTGAATATTCCTATCGCTGATAGAATTAAAACAATTATCGTCAATATGGAACGATGCCGATGGTTCTCGTCTCCCTTTACTACCTCTAAAACGTTTATTTTCATTAACATCCCTGCTTATCAATTGCGTTTTTTTGAAAACGGGAAAATAGCATTGGAATCCAAAGTAGTGGTAGGCAAAGCAATGAACAAAACAGTGGTTTTTAGTGCCGAGATGAAATACATTGTCTTTAGTCCGTACTGGAATATCCCTAAAAATATTCTCTATAAAGAGGTACTTCCTGCGATTGAGAAAAATCCAAACTATTTATCTGAAAACGATATGGAATGGTATGAAGGCGGCATTCGCCAAAGACCAGGACAAAAAAATGCTTTAGGAGTTGTTAAATTTATGTTCCCAAATTCCAATTCAATTTACCTACACGACACGCCTTCAAAGAGTTTATTTAATCAAGAAAAAAGAGCCTTCAGTCACGGGTGTATCCGACTTGAAAAACCAAGAGAATTAGCCCATCTCATTTTAAAAAACGACAAAAAGTGGACCTTTGAAAAAATCGAAAATGCGATGCAAAGTGGCGTGGAAAAATGGTATGCTTTGCCTCAAAAAATTCCAGTATATATTGGCTATTTTACTGCTTGGGTGACCAAAGACGGAACGATCAATTTCTATGACGATGTGTACCAGAGAGATGAAAGATTGTCTACGATGCTATTAGAAGAATAA